AGGGTCCACACATGCCACGAGGCACCTGACAAATGGGAGTCCCCTTCCTGCAGCTTTTCTTCCCAAGCAGGGCTCCCCTTTCCAGAGCCACAGCAAGGGGCGGCGCCTAGTACAGCCAAGTGCCGACAGGGCCGCCTGGACAGGCAACTCGTGGTCCTCCAGGAGCAGAGCTGAGCCATGGAAGCTCTGGCCCCACTGGGCTCCCTCCAACCCCAGGAACCTGGAGCTCTGGAGAGGCCAGTGTCCAGCTGGGTGGCGGTAATGCAGGTCCCTCTCGTTGCCCTGGCACTCAGGAGGAAACTCCCAGAGCTGTTTTGTAACAGCTGCCCACTAAAGCCCCCTTCTAGGAGTTTCTATCCATTAGTAATTTTCTGGCACTTCAACCTGGACGCCCCTAGGAATTAGGTGTGCAAAGCAGCCGGCACCACTACATGGAATAGTTCTGCCAATACAGGGAGGGGCCTGACTGCCTCTACAGCCCAGAGGGGACTCCCCAGACCCTAGAGGCACCAAGGGCCTGGGCTCAGCACAGAGTGCCAGGCCAGCAAACTGGCTCCGTGGACCGATTCTCCAGTTCGTCTAGCAAACCTACAGTGGCCAGGCCCACTTACCACCCAGCTGACCTGCTGAGGACTCATTCTGACTCATGCTCCTAGGTTGAGGGGGAGGGCCCAGCAGAGTGAAGTGGGACGGGACTGAGCTTACTCTTTAGGCCCCTTTAGAACATGCTGAACCCTTTCCCGCCCCTGCTTCCCcgaggtgctggggacacagcacaGGCAGTTTCTGCACATCTCGGCAGAATTAACCCAGAGGGTCCTCCCTGGACTGAGCTCAGCCCATTACACCAGCTTCGGCCTCACCAACCCTGTGAACAACTAACTGGCCCCAGACTTCCTCAACATCTTTCCAAAGCTGGGCGGGCTGGGGAACGCCAGCAGAGTCCCCCCAACTTGCTCGGGAAGAGGATGCTTCTGTCAGCACGTTCCCACAGGCTCCTGTCTTCTAGTCTGAGGCCCGAGAGCACTGGCACAGACCAAGCAGTCGGCACCACAGACGTCTGGCGTGTAAGGAGAGCAGGAACTGCTCCCTGAAGTACGGGTGTGAGGCAGACACTGTACCCCAGGCAGTGGCTGCAGTGGTGCCTAGGAGCGGCTCTGGAGGAGACTCCCCAGCCCCATCCTAGCGGGTAGCTGAAGTGAGACACTGGCCACCTGGAGCCTGACCTTCTTCATGCAGCAGCTTCAAGGACAACTGGGCCCGGGATCACCAACTGTACTAGTGAGAGAGCATTCTCTAGCATGTGCCCTGTAGGATTATGGGAAAGGCCAGAAATCAAACACCTGACCAGCACTAGGAGATTCCAGGAGAAGCAGCTTCTCTGTGAGTGATTCCCCAGCCTTAACAGGTCTCCCAGACAGATCTTGGGGTACAGCATTTCCTGAACACCCATTCCCACCTTTACTGGCTGAGCATCTTGCAGGCCCCACCCAGGGGTGAGCTGCTCTagggcccagcccccactgcaCCCTGTGGAGCGGATCACCACACCTGCACGTCTGTAGCTGCTCAGGTGCAACAGGACTGGCTGGAAGAATGCCTGGTATTAAGGACCCAGAGCAGGGTCTCTCAGGGCTTGTGTGGAGGTTACAAGACCTGGGAAGAACCTGTCCTCCACCCTCCTACTCCAAGGGAGCTGACTCAGTGGCACTTAAGGCATCTGGGAGCCCACCAGTCCCCACCCAGCAGCTGGGCTCAGGCAGTCACTAAAGGCTCCAGCAGCCTCTCCATTGGGTCTTCCCAGTGTTCTCCTGTCCAAGCCAGTGGCTCAGCACCTGGATGCGACTTCACCGGCAGTGCAGTGGCCTGTGGCTCCCCCAACCTCCCAGCTCTTAGCCCCCAACCTCCCAGCTCTTAGAGTCCCAGAGTGATTATTAAGACTAGTGCTGACCATGAACTTTCCAGGCTGTGACGGAGCACTGGTCACTCAAGTTTGGCTCTCAGCATGTGGCGGGTGAACAGAGTACTTGGTCACGTAAGCAGCAGGAGAGGGCcggccctgcaggcccagggaaCGCTGCCATCCCCTCTACTTCCACGGCCTGCACACCTGGCCGCAGATGCACAGGTGCGGCCACCCACACAGGTGAGCGCCGCACGCAGCACCACCTCGTGCTGTCCTGGGAGCTGAAGAGAATTCCCCCCTCACTTTTTAACACCattgtgtggggcaggggtggggtgggctgtgtGTGCATCAGACTCTCGGATTTCCCTGTCCTCACTGCATCCTGCGCCCCAAGGTTGGATTAAGTATAACCCAGGCAGAGTCTGACTCAGAAGCTGTCACCAGCTCTGAAACTTGGAACAGTAATAAGTTCAAATCTTCTACCAATTCCATTCTCCAATCCCACACGCTACCCAGATGGAGGTGCTTCACAGAGGGGTATCAGGAAACCTCCTGAGAGAGATGGATAAAGGAGAAAATGGCTTTAAGTGATGCCGATATTTTTTAAACTCAAATTATGCCACTTCCCTCAAACTGTGACAAATTAACCCAAATGAGTGGCCATGGTGTGGCTCCAAGGGGCTGACCCGAGGCACATGCCCATCAAAACAGTTCCCAGCAGGGCTTGCACTGCCCTGCGCCGGGGGCCAGCAGTCTTCTCCGAACACCTGATGAGCTGTGAAGGGAGACCCTTGTGCCGGGCTCCCCACTTCGATCCTGACAAAGAGTCGACTCCAGGCCGGCACCCCAGGCCGGGCCTGGCGCCACCTGCCGTTCCCGGGGAGGCAGCTCACAAGGGCTTCCCCTGAAAGGAGAGGGAGATTTGCAGGAGCTCCTGCCCAAGCTCTTGCTGCCTCCCCCCAGCACAGAACTCAGCTGACAGCTCCCTGAAGGTGGCGCACACACGGCGGGCCTCGATGTGTCTGCGGTGGATGGCGTGCTTCCACTGGTGCCGTGCGGCCCCGGTGAGCACGAGCAGAGAGCGGCGGGGTAAGGGCACGGCCACCTCCACCTCCTGGCACAGGACGGACCTGCTGGGGGCCATCACGCCTTCCACCAAGGCTTCTGGGAAGCCGGATGgggccaggcagagcagcaggcTGCCGGGCGCCTCCCGGGACATGGACAGCACGGTGGGAGACAGGAGGTTGAGGCTCACCAGCCGCTCCCCCCACAGCCAGGTGTCGTCCAGGTGGGGGTCGATGGCTGAGCCCCGCTCTGGGCAGTAGTCCAGGTTACACTGCTCCACGGGCCGGAAGTCCTCCAGGATGGGGTAGAGGCCCATTCTCCGCACCACCTCCCGGCTGAAGCTGGGGAGGCCTTGGAAGCCAGTGGTCTTGAGCTTTTGTTTCCGAAAGTTGACTTTGGGACCGTAGTCCTGAaggaagaggacagagagaagTGGAGAAGTGACTGAGTTCACGGAAGTGTTGCTGCATACCAGGCCTCAGGGATTCGGTCACAGTGACCAGAGAGCAGACATTTCTGACTCGTGGGTGTGACGTTCCGGGGGGAGAGGCCGACGGCACCGAGACAAGAGGAGCACACCACAGAGGGCAGCAGACGCTAGGGAGAATAGTTAGGTAGGGAAGTGGGCGCACATGGCATTGGGGGTGTCTCAGCCTCAGCACCCCAGAAGGCAGAGCTAGAGACAGGAGGCCCATGGGTAGGCAGTGCGTCCCGGACAGGGTGCTGAGGAGCGGGGCCCTGGGAAGGACGCGCGGTGAGGGAGTGAAGGCCAATCCGAGGTGGCGCTGCCCCGGTGGGCGGCACTGGGCACGGTGGGGGTGCGGGACCAACAGGGACAACAGTTACCACACCACCCAGCGGTCCTGCCGAGCACACATACACccgagagaaacagaaacaagccCGCACAGACGCACGCACATGAACGTtgcagcagcactattcacaacagccaaaaagtggaGACAGCCCAGGCGGCCACCAGCAGGGGGAGGGATAAACAAATGGCACAGCCGGCCACATGACGGAACGTGAGCCGTCCCGAAAAGCCGAGGAGCATCGACATGGGCTGTGGACTGACGGACCTGAGGACGCCTGAGTGAAAGACaccagacacagaaggtcacgTGCTGTGTAAGCCCATTGACAGGAAACGTCCGGAATAGCCCGATCCACAGGGACAGACAGAGTAGATCAGTGGTCACCTGGGGGAACGAGGGTACTGCGAGGCAGTGCGGGTGTCCTTTGGGGTGACAGAATGCTGCAGAAccggccctgaccggtgtggctcggttggccGGGTCTTGTCCCACAAGGCGCAAgaccactggtttgattcccggggGGACGCACGCcggggttgtgggttcagccccaGTCAGGGTGGGTGTGAGAGGCAGacagtcaatgtctctctcaccaacgtttctctcccctccccctctctaaagtaaataaataaagtcttgggggaaaaaaaaagttccaaaacTAAATAGTGGTAATGGTCGGACTGCATTGTGACTATACTAAAAGCCAATTcactgaattatacattttactttttaaaagattttatttatttttagaggagaagggagggagaaagagaggaagagaaacaccaatgtgtggttgactttcatgtgccccccaccaggaacctggctcgcaacccaggcacgagtcctgactgggaattgaaccaacgactctttggtttgcaggctggtactctcAGCAAAGTCATCAGCTGAgagtgagtcacaccagccagggctgaatctaCATTCTAAATGGATGAATTTCACGGTATGTGGCTtctatctaaaaaaaacaaaacaaaacaaggaggtGCCCTCTAGAATATACCCCAGATTTTTGGCCTGAGGTATGAAAAAGGGGGCCATTTATCTGCCGACTCCTACCCTCTCGGGCCCCCCTCTAATAAAGGGTGGCTCCATCTGGTGGGTCCTTCTCCTTCCAGGCATGTCTCACAGTGCATGGGTGAGTGCCTCCTGCAGGACAATGCTAGGCAGCAAAACTGAGAAGGGAGTGCGGCCGGCAGAGGGCCCAGGAGCTGGGCCCTTGAGGAACACAGAGgaggctgctgtggctgctgtgagGGGCACCAGGGAGCAGCCGGGAAAACAAAGGCCAGGCTGACGCCATGCAGGGCCCTCCCAAGCACTGTGAGGACGCTGTGACTAAGCCAGGCTGGGAGCCCAGGAGGGTGCGTAGCAGAGAGTGACCGAGTCTAATGAGGCTTCTCTGTAGTCCCTTTCCTCTCATTGAAAACTGACTGAAGAGGGGTGAGGGCTGCCCCAGGAAGCCCCTGAAAGAACCCCAGGGAGGAAACCTGGGCCAgcagtggtggtggcagggagggTGTTCTCAGATTCAGATGGTTTTTGAAAGAAAGAGCTGACAGGAGTGGAGGCgaagagacagagaaacctgGACAGACGTGTGTTTCCAGCCTGCGCAGTTTGGGGTCTGCCGACCAGGAGCCTGGGCGGAAGGTGGGAACACGGGAGCCCACACAGTGCCGGTGCAGAGGGCCCTGACTCACGAAGTCAGCAGCGGGTGTCTGAAGCAGGACCCGGGAGAGGCCCAGGGGCTGAGCCTGAGAACCGGCCGCTGGGTGGAGTTTTTGAGTGGGTtaggcaggaaggggaggacaGGGACTGAAGACAGTGAGACTAAACTCTCTGAGGAATTCCACTGCAGAGACAAGGAGATGGACCCTACTGGGAGGCTGGGAGAAAAGATCCAGTTGAGGCAAAATCCatcctggggagagaggggagcgaTGCTGGACAAGGTCGCCTGAGTAGAAGGGGCCAGCACGCAGCTGGAGGGGCCAGAAGGCAGGAGCACCCACTCTCAGCAGGCGGGTGGGCCGGTGCGTCTCTGTTTTCTCAGACAGGCAGGTCGTGAGTCGGGAGTGAGGGGGGAAAGAGGTTTGGAAAGACAGCAGCAAAGTGGTGACCTTAGGGGGGAGGGGGTCCCACGGCTGTGGGAGCAGGAAGGGCCCAGAGCTGGGGAGACCTGATAGCGGGCTGCACATGGGTGCGAGGGAGGGGAAGCTGCACATGGCCAGGGCTGTGGGTGAGCGGAGCATGAAGGACAAAAGGCGGAGGGGGCACCCGAGGAAGTCCCTATAGTAACAGTGGGCTGTGGTGCAGGGTAAGGAAAGACACCAGGAACAGGAGAGACAGTGGAAGGGTGGCCGGTTGGATGGCTCACAGGTCACAGGTTCCAGTGGCGGCAAGGACTGCTGGAGCTGAGGAATGGAAGGAGGGACCTAGACGGGGAGGAGCGGGACTCTGTCTGGCCGTGACTCTGGACAGAGAGGAGGTCCAGGGCTTGGAGGCCTGGAAATACGTGAGACCGACCAGAAGCAAACTTCGGGCAGGAAGGCATCGGGCAGGCTTCAGGAAGCCCTCCGGGACAGTCACCGGGACTGGGCCAGCCAGGCGAGG
This sequence is a window from Phyllostomus discolor isolate MPI-MPIP mPhyDis1 chromosome 3, mPhyDis1.pri.v3, whole genome shotgun sequence. Protein-coding genes within it:
- the ALKBH4 gene encoding alpha-ketoglutarate-dependent dioxygenase alkB homolog 4, giving the protein MAAAAVAAPEVLRECGCKGIRTCLICERQRGGDPPWQHSPQKTHRFVYYSDTGWAVGAEESDFEGWAFPFPGVTLIEDFVTQEEEAEMVQLMDREPWRLSQSGRRKQDYGPKVNFRKQKLKTTGFQGLPSFSREVVRRMGLYPILEDFRPVEQCNLDYCPERGSAIDPHLDDTWLWGERLVSLNLLSPTVLSMSREAPGSLLLCLAPSGFPEALVEGVMAPSRSVLCQEVEVAVPLPRRSLLVLTGAARHQWKHAIHRRHIEARRVCATFRELSAEFCAGGRQQELGQELLQISLSFQGKPL